One window from the genome of Spirosoma rhododendri encodes:
- a CDS encoding chorismate mutase: protein MKVDLTVEPLNSWIDTSGKPLIIAGPCSAETEEQVVETVRQLKALNAVHVIRAGVWKPRTRPGSFEGMGEAALPWLQTAKAETGLPIAVEVATPEHIELALKYDIDVLWVGARTTVNPFNVQEIADALRGVDVPVLIKNPVNPDLALWVGAFERIAGAGITKLAAIHRGFATGETSKYRNVPMWQMAIELKSIFPSLPIIGDPSHMAGKRAYLNELSQMAMDLNYDGLIVESHIDPDKAWSDAAQQLTPTAFGEMLDHLEIRQVDSPNREFQTFMEQSRRSIDNVDRQMVEMLAARMALVERLAEYKRDNNVTLFQPERWKEILQTRTETGKKLGLYPELVEEIYKIIHMESIRKQTEIMNNSTQNA from the coding sequence ATGAAAGTAGATTTGACCGTTGAGCCGCTGAATTCGTGGATCGATACCAGTGGCAAACCGCTGATTATTGCCGGGCCTTGTAGCGCCGAAACCGAAGAGCAGGTTGTCGAAACCGTTCGGCAACTGAAAGCCCTGAACGCCGTGCACGTCATTCGGGCGGGTGTCTGGAAACCGCGTACCCGGCCGGGTAGCTTTGAAGGTATGGGCGAAGCCGCTTTGCCGTGGCTGCAAACCGCCAAAGCCGAAACCGGCCTGCCGATTGCCGTTGAAGTAGCGACACCTGAACACATCGAACTGGCCCTGAAGTACGACATCGACGTATTGTGGGTAGGTGCCCGGACAACGGTAAACCCGTTTAACGTACAGGAAATTGCTGATGCCCTGCGTGGTGTGGATGTACCGGTCCTGATTAAGAACCCCGTTAACCCGGATCTGGCCCTTTGGGTAGGTGCCTTCGAGCGGATCGCTGGTGCTGGTATCACCAAGCTGGCGGCCATTCACCGGGGTTTTGCTACAGGCGAAACAAGCAAGTACCGCAACGTACCGATGTGGCAGATGGCGATCGAACTGAAGTCGATCTTCCCAAGCCTGCCGATCATCGGTGACCCCAGCCACATGGCCGGTAAGCGGGCGTACCTCAACGAGCTGTCGCAGATGGCAATGGACCTCAACTACGATGGTCTGATCGTTGAGTCGCACATCGACCCCGACAAAGCGTGGAGCGACGCAGCTCAGCAGCTGACCCCTACTGCCTTCGGAGAGATGCTCGATCACCTCGAAATCCGGCAGGTAGATTCGCCGAACCGCGAATTCCAGACGTTCATGGAGCAGTCACGCCGGAGCATCGACAACGTCGACCGGCAGATGGTTGAAATGCTGGCAGCCCGTATGGCCCTGGTTGAGCGGCTTGCTGAATACAAGCGTGATAACAACGTAACGCTGTTTCAGCCAGAGCGCTGGAAGGAGATTCTGCAAACCCGCACCGAAACGGGTAAGAAGCTGGGCCTGTACCCCGAACTGGTGGAAGAAATCTACAAGATTATCCACATGGAGTCGATTCGGAAGCAAACCGAGATCATGAACAACTCGACACAAAACGCGTAA
- a CDS encoding DUF4249 domain-containing protein — protein sequence MRHPAFLHWFIFLSGLLLAGCGSLRTEISPDQLGLESAKLVVTGFLSPQDTVLAVKLTQSRTVLGDSISASLTDGNVTSATVTLGDGSRSVRLRYMANGLPYYSVPAGQLPIITGRTYTLNVNTAEGQRASATCTIPAPVSLSAVQVDSLMENNRTRRYFVRTTWQDPAGQPNYYQAIGTLQMPVSRTATTNSTTVSGFTYTNLNFDDDFRGLRDDSDVDGTTLTSGRAFLGNVSVANAVGFRQQFSGSRVAVSLLAVDAAYYQYRSAVIRQGRVRGNPFAEPVLIPSNITGGLGCFSGYNSSTIGFTVN from the coding sequence ATGCGACACCCGGCTTTTCTTCACTGGTTCATCTTCCTGAGTGGCCTGCTGCTGGCGGGTTGTGGCAGTCTGCGTACCGAAATCAGTCCCGACCAGTTGGGTCTGGAATCCGCCAAGCTGGTCGTCACGGGCTTCCTGTCACCGCAGGATACGGTGCTGGCGGTCAAATTAACCCAGTCTCGAACGGTGCTGGGCGACAGTATCAGTGCCAGTCTGACTGATGGTAATGTGACCAGTGCTACCGTAACGCTCGGCGACGGAAGCCGGTCTGTCCGGCTGCGTTACATGGCCAATGGGCTACCGTATTACAGCGTCCCCGCCGGGCAGTTACCGATCATAACCGGGCGTACCTACACGCTCAATGTAAACACAGCTGAAGGGCAGCGGGCATCGGCGACCTGCACCATTCCCGCGCCCGTCAGCCTGTCGGCGGTGCAGGTCGACTCGCTGATGGAGAACAACCGCACCCGTCGCTATTTCGTCCGTACCACCTGGCAGGACCCCGCCGGGCAACCCAACTACTATCAGGCTATCGGCACGCTGCAAATGCCGGTCAGCAGGACCGCCACCACAAACAGTACAACCGTGTCGGGCTTTACGTACACCAACCTCAACTTCGACGACGATTTCCGGGGGCTACGCGACGACTCGGATGTTGATGGAACTACGTTGACTTCCGGTCGGGCGTTTCTGGGTAATGTGTCGGTTGCCAACGCGGTGGGGTTCCGGCAGCAGTTCAGCGGGAGTCGGGTGGCTGTGAGTCTATTGGCTGTCGATGCTGCGTATTACCAATACCGTTCGGCGGTAATTCGGCAGGGCCGCGTGCGGGGCAACCCCTTTGCCGAACCCGTGCTGATTCCCAGCAATATCACTGGTGGACTGGGCTGTTTCTCCGGCTATAATAGCTCGACCATCGGCTTCACCGTAAACTGA